Within the Blastocatellia bacterium genome, the region GGCGATGATTTCGACAAAGCCGTTGGTGAACGGGCTGAAGCGATACGTCCGAGAGATGTGGCGATTGAGCGATGCCGAGTTGTACTGAGTCAAAATGAAGATGCGCATGACATCCGAGTTGATGCAGTTCGACACGGGGATGTCTATGAGGCGATACTTGCCGCCGAGCGGCACGGCAGGCTTGGCGCGCAGGCGGGTCAACGGGAACAGGCGTTGGCCGACGCCGCCGCCCAGAATGATCGCCACTACGTCGTTCATGTCCATCGTCAGTTTCTCCTCCAAAGAGCCTTTCTGAACTGCGCGGAAAGTATAAACCCCGCGCAAGGATTGCGTAAAAGCCATTGCGACAACAAGGGCGCGCGTTGTGACAAGCCTGTCTCAGGCGGCGCGCTTTTCGCCCTGCCGGTTGCGGCTTTCAGCGCCCGCCGATTATGCTATCAATTCGCGTGCGACGGTGTGTGAGCTTCTCGACAAAGGACATTGAATGGCGGCATCCCGCGGCAAAACGATCTGTTTCATTGACAACGCAAACGTCTATCACGGCCAGATCGAAAACGGCTGGCGCATCGATTGGCAAAAATTCACCCGCTTTCTCGAAGAGAACGGCGAAGTCTGGCAGACCTACTTCTTCGCTTCCGAGACCGACCCGCCGAGTGACGGCGCGACGGCTTTCTACCAGTTCCTCAAAGAAGACCTGCGGTGGGAGGTCGTTTTGTACACGCTCGGCAAAAAGACCATGCGCTGCAACGAGTGCGGCCACGAGCATACGACCTATGCCGAAAAGGGCGTAGACGTTGGGCTGGCGACCAAGATGCTGATGCTCGCCGTCAATCAGGCGTACGAAACGGCCATCCTGGTTTCGGGTGATCGCGACTACGTTGAAACCGTCCAACACATCAAAGGCCGCGGCCTGCGCGTCGAGATCATCGCCTGGCGCGCCGGGCTGAGCAACGAGCTGGCCGGCGAATCCTCGTCCCCTGTCGTCCATCTTGACGACCTGCGCGAGCAGATTGAGATGAAGTAATGACCGATGACCAGTGACTTTCTTCATGTCTCGGAAGACGTGCGCGACGCGCAGGCGAATGGGCGCGCGGTGGTGGCGCTCGAAACGACCGTGATCGCGCACGGCTTGCCGCGCCCGCTCAACCTTGAAACGGCGCGCGAGTGTGAAGCTGTCGTTGTTCGTGAAGGCGCCCACCCGGCCACCATCGGCATCATTGATGGCCGCCTGACCGTCGGCCTGAGCGAGGCGGAGATCGAACGCTTCGGCGCAGGCCGCGCGCCCGACGGCGACGCGATTGAAAAAGTCGGCTTGAATAACCTGGCAGGCGTGATCGGGCGACGCGGCTGGGGAGCAACGACCGTGGCAGCGACCCTGCGCATCGCCGCACTCGCGGGCCTGCGCGTCTTTGCGACCGGCGGCATCGGCGGCGTGCATCGCGGCGCCAGCGAGACCTTTGATGTGTCGGCGGATTTGACCGCGCTCGGACGCACGCCTCTGGTCTGCGTCTGCGCCGGCGCTAAAGCGATCCTTGATCTGCCGAAGACGGTCGAGGTGCTGGAAACCCTCGGCGTGCCCATTGTCGGTTATCGCACACAGGCGTTCCCGGCCTTCTATTCACGCGAGAGCGGCTTGAGTGTAGATGTCACGGTGAACTCGCCCGATGAAGCTGCCGAGCTCGCACTTGATCACTGGCGCACAGGCGGAAAGTCTGCGGTGCTGGTCTGCGCGCCGGTGCCTGAAGCTTACGAGCTGCCGCGTCAGGAAGCCGAGCGCGCCGTCGAAAGCGCAATCACGATGGCCGAAGAGAAAGGCATTCGCGGCAAGGCGCTGACGCCGTTTCTATTGACGCAGATGAAAGAGCTGACCGCCGGCCAGACGCTCACCACGAATCGGGCGCTGCTCATAAACAATGCTGCCATCGCCGCGCAGATCGCCGTCTGCATGGTTAAGCGGTCATAGATAGTTGAGCGTCAACTGTTCGCCGCTCGATACGGTCGGCCCGATGACATTGCGCTCATGTTCGAGCAGCCACTTCTTCCGCCAGATGCCGCCGCCGTAGCCGCACAGGTTACCATCCGAGCGGATCACGCGATGGCAGGGGATCACCACCGCCAGCGAGTTCCTGCCATTGGCGCGACCGACGGCGCGCACGGCCCGCGGGTTGCCGAGGCAGGTGGCCAGCTCGGCGTACGACCAGGTCGCGCCCGGCGGGATCGTTTGTAGCTTTGCCCACACATCGCGCTCAAACGCCGAGCCGCCTACAATCAGCGGCACCGTAAAAGTCAGTTCCCTGCCCGCGAAGTAGGCTTGCAATTCCCGGCTGATCGTTTCGAGGTGCGCGTTTGTGCCCGGCTCGATGGGCTGTTTACTCCGCGCCCGCAGCGCAGCGATCTCGCTCTCCAGCTCGCGCCGGTCTACGAACTCAAGCAGGTGCAGGCCTTCGTGATTGGCCAGCGCCAGCATTGCGCCGAGCGGCGTTTCGATCTGTCGCGCCTGCAAGCCGTCCACTGTGTTGGTTGTTGGCAGCGTGTTCATAGCCACATTGTAAATGACGAGTGAGAAATGATGAATGCCGAATCAGGAAGACCAGTCCGCGGCAATACGCGCCCGCTCCATCAGTCATCGTTCATCGCCCATCGTTTCTGCTTTGACATGCGGCGTGGCTTCACTATAATCGCTTAACCCGCAAGCGCAAACTCGATCAATCGTGCATCAGGAGGCAGCCCTTATGACCGCATCGGCAACCCAGGTTTCTCTTGAACAGCCGCGCCGCGCCCGGCGACCGCGACGTCTGTGGCTCAAGTTTTTGCTGACGCTCATCCTTCTACTGGTCGCCGGCTTCATCGCCCTCGGCGCGTGGCCCGCGCCCAAAGATTTTGCCGGCGACGAAGGGCTCACCGGCGTCAACCCGAACGGCGGCGGATTGCTGCGGCCCTTCCCTTCGATGGTCGTGCGCGGCGATAACGACACCAACGATGCGAAGTTCAAAGAGCGTGTTGCGCTTGGGCGGCTGCTCTTCTTCGACCCGATTCTTTCGGGCGATAACAGTGTCTCGTGCGCGACCTGTCATCACCCCGACCTCGGCTTCGGTGACGGGCGCGGCCTGGCGATGGGCAAAGGTGGCAAGGGGCTAGGCCCTGAGCGCGCCGGCGGCGCTGACGTGAGGCGCGGCGCGCCGAGCATTTGGAATGCGGCTTACAATCACCTGCAATTCTGGGATGGCCGCGCCCGCGACCTCGAAGCGCAAGCCGAAGGGCCGATCAAGAGCGATGTCGAGATGAACGAGAACCCCGACATCCTGGTCGGCGAGCTCAAGAACATTCCCGAATACGCGCAGAAGTTCGACGCCGCCTTTGGCGGCGCCAGCGGTTCGGGGATCACCTTTGAAAACGTCACCAAAGCGGTCGCCGCTTTCGAGCGCACCCTGACGGCCAACAATGCGCCGTTCGACCGTTATGCGGCGGGCGACCGCTCGGCGCTGTCGGCGGCGCAGGTGCGCGGCTTCGATCTCTTCCGCTCAGGGCGCACGCGCTGCTTCGAGTGCCACGGCATGCCGACGTTCGCCAACCGCGATTTCAAGATTGTTGGCGTCCCCGATCTCGACAGCAACAATCCCGACTTCGGTCGCTTCGACGTGACCAAAGGCGAAGGCAACAAGTACGCCTTTAAAGTGCCGACGCTACGCAACGTCGTCTTGAACGCGCCGTACATGCACAATGGCAAATTCAAGACGCTCGAAGAGGTGCTGGACTTCTACGCCGCGGGCGGCGGGCCCGGTGTCGGCTTCAAGGCCGCGAAAGTTGACGACAAGATTCATACCTACTCGATCACCGCGGAAGAGAAGCAAGACTTGATCGCCTTCCTTTATGCGCTGGTGGACGAGTCGAACCTGCCGCAGATTCCCGAGCGCGTGCCGTCTGGAATGGCGGTCGTGCCGCACCTCGACAATCCGGCGCGGGCGCTGATTGCCAGGTACAACACCGGCTCGCCGAAAGAAGAAGTCGCCAGCCGCGCGCCGCAGACGCTGACGGTCAAAGCCGGCGAGGCGATTCAGGCGGCGGTCAATCGCGCGCGACCGGGCGACACCATCGAAGTGATGCCCGGCGTCTATCGCGAAGAGGTCAAGATTGACCTCGACAGCATCACGCTGCGCGGCATCGCGGACGCGAAAGCGACGCCGTCGCGCCCGGTCTTTGAGGGCGACGGCAAACTCTCGGATGCGGTCATCAACACCGGCAGCAATTTCGTCATCGAAAACTTCGACGTACAGCATTACATCGCTAACGGCATCGTCGCGCAGCACGCCCGCAACGTCACCTTCCGCAACTTGATGATAAACACCACGGGACTCTACGGCGTCTACCCGGTGAGCTGTACGGGCGTCGAGATCGATCATTGCGTTGCCACAGGCATTGCCGACGCGGCGCTCTACGTCGGCCAGTCGCGCGACATTCGCGTCCACGACAGCGAAGCCTATGCCAACGTCACCGGCATCGAGATTGAAAACTCGATCAACGCCGTTGTCGAAAACAATTTCGTGCATGACAACGCCGGCGGCCTGCTGGTTTTCGTGCTGCCGAACAACGTTTCGAAGGTCGGGCGCGATTGCCTCGTCCGCAACAATCGCATCATTGAAAACAACCACGCGAACTTCGGCAACCCGAACGCGATTGTCTCGAACGTGCCGCCCGGATCGGGCCTCCTGGTGATGGCGGCGGACAACACCGAAGTCACCGGCAACGAGATTCGCGGCAACCAGAGCTATGGCGTGCTGGTCTGCGGCCTCGACATCGCCTTCCCGAAAGGCACGGCGTTCGATGTCGGGCCGACGCCGGAAAACACCTTCGTCCACGACAACCGCTACGCCGACAACGGCAAGTCGCCATCGGAAAAATATAAAGAAGGCGGCATACCGGGGGCCGATCTGGTGTGGGACCTGTCGGGCTGGTCGAATCGCTGGAGCGAGACGAATGTAACGCGCGCCACGCCGGTCTTGAATGCGAGCTGGCCGACCTTCGCGCGCCGCGCCGAGTGGCGCATCTTGAAGTTCATGGAAAAATACCTGTAACGACTTGGAGGATGAATGTCGAAAGCCGTTGCCGCAGCCGGAAACATTGAAATGACCGAACCACCCGGCAAGAGCTTGCTTGCCTCGCCGCTCGCGGGCGCCTGCCTCGGCGAATTCTTTGGCACGTTCGTCGTCATCCTGGTCGGCGATGGCGCAGTCGCCGCGGCGGTCTTCACCGGCGCGCTCGATGGCTGGGCGGTGGCGGTGATGTGGGGGTTGGCGGTGACCTTTGCCATCTACGTCGCCAGCCCTGTGTCAGAAGCGCACTTCAACCCGGCGGTGACGCTGACGATGGCCGTGTTTCGCGGCTTCCCGGCGAAACGTATTCTGCCTTACATTCTCAGCCAGATCGCCGGCGCGTTTACGGCGTCGGCTTGCGTCTACTGGCTATGGCATGGCTTCTGGCAGCCGACGGCGGAAAAGCTCGGCGTCGAGATCGGCGGGCCGGGGAGCCAAAAACTGATGGCCATCTTCTCGTGCTTCTATCCCAACCCCGGCGGCGTCGGCGTGGACGCCGCCGCGCTGGCGAAAGTCAGCACGTCGAGCGCGTTCTTCGTCGAAGTCGTGCTGACGGCTTTCCTGATGATGATGATCTTCGCCTTGACCGAGCCTGATAAGCCGGGGCTGCCTGAAGCGGGCCTGGGGCCGGTCTTCATCGGGCTGACGGTGACGGCGATTGTCGGCCTCGGCGGGTCGCTGACGATGGACGCGGTCAACCCTGTGCGCGATTTCGGGCCGCGACTGTTTGCTTATGCGGCAGGCTTCGGGAAGATTGCTTTTCCCGGCCCGCGGGGTAATGAATGGTGGCTCTACATCGTCGCACCGATCATCGGCGGGCCGCTCGGGGCGGCGGCTTACCGTTATCTCGTCTGCCGCTTTCTGCCGGCGACGAAGAAGTGATCAGGCAATAGTCCGAATCCTGGCGGTGGAACAGTTCCTAAGATGACTAACCTGGCAACGGGACATGCGGCGGTTAGACTTTGAAGAGCTTGTCGAAGGCCGAGCGCGGGTCTTTCACGGTTGAAGCCGCCGTCGTGGTTTCGCGCTCGATGGTCTTGCGCGGCTCGAATATGGCGCAGACGTTGCGTTCGTCTTTCTTGGCAATGCGCTCGGTGACCGGCTTGCGACACTGAAAGCGGGCGCCGGGATCAAAGCTGACACAGTTCTTGCAAGTGTGCAGGTCGCTGTTGCATTTCGGGCACTGTTGCTCAGCGGCAATGCCGCCGACTTCGATGTTGATCATCTGGCCGCAAAGATTGCAGCGTGTGACTTCGCGAAAGGCCGGCAGCTTTGGCGCGCGCATGTCACTTTTTTGCGGGCTCGGGCGCGGCTTCTGCTCATGGCCGTCATCCTGTTGATAGCCCCGCTGTTTGTATTTCCTATCCATAAAATTCTCCTGTTTGATTGAGCGACAGACGATAATCTTCCTGAGTCGTTGATCAGTCGGTCAGTTGTGGAAGCAATTCACCTGCCGCGGTCCGAGAGGCTCTCGGCTTGTATCCTTGAATCAGAGCTTGGTGATCGGGAGTTCCAAGATCGACTTAACGTAACACCAACCTTATACATCATCGGCGCGCGGTAATCAATCGAAATCGGCTAAACCTCAGAAACTGATGCTTGACAAGCCCCCCGGAGTTGCTCATAATGCCGGCCAAGCTGCTCGTGCAGCCCGATCACGCAATGATTCCACGCCCTGCTCAAACGGTTATTAACTGGCGACGCCGCTCGGTGGCGGGGTTCTGCTTTGCTTTCCGCTTTAGCTTTATCTTTAGCACCGCACACGGAGCGGGGAGCGCGCGAGCCTGAATCCCAGGCAGATCGCAAAGGTTTACGAAGCCCGCTCCTTCCGACGAGGGAGCGGGCTTCAAACGTTTTCAGCGCAAGTGAAGAAAGAGTCAACCGATGATCGACGCAAGCAAGAGAATCAAGGCCGCGTTTCAGGGCGAGCGCGGCGCGTTTAGCGAAGACGCGGCGCGTCAACTGCTCGGCCCGGCGGTCGAAACGCTTGCCTATCGCAGCTTTGATGAGATGTTCGACGCCGTCTCCGCGGGCGCTGCCGATTGCGCCGTCGCGCCGATTGAAAACAGCCTCGCCGGCTCGGTCATCCGCAACTATGACCTGCTCGAAGAGCGCGAGTTGACGATCATCGGCGAAACCAACGTCCGCATCATTCACAACCTGATCGCGCCCGCGGGCGTCGGCCTCGATGACGTGCGCCACGTCTATTCGCACCCGGTGGCGCTGGCGCAGTGCGAACGCTTCCTGCGGGCTCAGCCGCAACTGGCCGCCGAAGTCGCTTACGACACCGCCGGCAGCGTCAAGATGGTCATGGAGCGCGGACGGCGCGACGAAGCGGCCATCGCCGGCGCCACCGCCGCTGAAGTGTATGGCGCGCAGATCATTGCTTCGGGCATTGAAGACAACCCGGCTAACTTCACGCGCTTTCTCTTGCTAGCGCAGCCGGAGCGCGCCGCCGAGATTGCGACGACGAACCGCGACGCCGAGCGCAAGACGACTATCATCTTCCGCGTCGCCAACCAGCCGGGCTCGTTGTTTCGGGCGCTGGCCGTCTTCGCGCTGCGCGACATTGACCTGACGAAGATCGAATCGCGGCCCATTGAAGGCCGCCCCTGGGAGTATTCATTCTATCTCGACCTGATCGGCGACCGGCACGAGCCGCGCATTGAGCGCGCCCTCATGCACCTCGGCGAGATGATCGAGAGCATCCGCGTGCTCGGCAGCTATCCGAAGGCGGTGACAAGTGACGAGTGACAAGTGACAAGAAGGAAACGCGCGAAACGGTTGCGTCGCTTCTTGATCCTTCTTGTCACTTGTCACTTGTCACTTGTCACTGAATAAAGAGGAGGTTTGAAATGATTATCGCTATGCGCTCGGACGCCACCGAAGAGCAGATCGAATTCGTCTGCGAGAGCATCCGTCATTATGGTTACAAACCGCACGTCATTCGCGGCGAAGAGCGCGTCGTCATCGGCGCGATTGGCCACGGCGACAACAAAGACCATCTGCAATCGCTGCGCTCCGTAGATGGCGTCGAAAACGTCGTGCCGATTCTCCAGCCTTATAAGGTCGTCGGCCGCGAGCTGAAACAGGCAAAGACCATCGTGCAGGTCGGCGACCTGGAGATCGGCGGCTCGCAGTTCGTCGTCATGGCCGGCCCTTGCTCGGTCGAAACTCGCGAGCAGTTGCTGGAGACGGCCGAAGGCGTCAAGTCCGCCGGCGCGCAGGTCTTGCGCGGCGGCGCGTACAAGCCGCGCACCTCGCCTTACGATTTTCAAGGGCTCGAAGTCGAAGGCTTGAAGCTGCTGGCCGAAGCCCGCGAGCGCACAGGGTTGAAGATCATCACCGAAGTGGTGACGACCGAAGACACCGAAGTCGTCGCCGAATACGCCGACATCCTGCAAGTCGGCGCGCGCAACATGCAGAACTTCGCCTTGCTCAAGCGGCTCGGACGCATCAACAAGCCTGTGCTGCTGAAGCGCGGCATGAGCTCGACGATCAAAGAGCTGCTGCTGTCGGCCGAATACATCGTCACGCACGGCAACGATCAGGTGATGCTGTGCGAACGTGGCATCCGCACCTTTGAAACGGCGACGCGCAACACGCTCGACCTGGCGGCGGTGCCGCTGCTCAACGAGCTGAGCCACCTGCCGGTGGTCGTTGACCCTTCACACGCCACAGGCAAGCGCAGCCTGGTGCGCCCGGCGGCGAAAGCCGCCATCGCGATTGGCGCCGACGGCTTGATTATCGAAGTCCACCCGCGCCCGCACGAAGCATGGTCGGATGGGCCGCAGTCGGTCACGCCGCAAATGTTTGCAGAGATCATGGAAGATGTGCGCCGCTACGCAGCGATGGAATCGCGGCATATCAGCTGAAGCGACGACCGGATAATGGAACCGGTCGCGCAGGACGGCCGTAGTTGACGGCGAATCGTTGACCGCTTATAACCCAATCGATTCAAGTCCAGGCCCATTACGGAGGAGATCATGCGAAAGCTCACGCTTGCCTTGTTGGTGATGTTGATTGGTGGCGCGCTTCTCAATGCCAATGCCCAGCAAGCCGCGACGGCGGCGGCGGACCCGCACATGACGGCTGACGAACGCGCACAGGTCATCAAGTGGATGAACGACACGCAGAAGGAGTATCTCGACCGCCTCGAACACGTAAGCGAGGCGCAATGGAACTGGCGGCCCGCGCCGTTTCGCTGGACGGTCGGTGAAGTCGCCGAGCACATCATGCTCACGGAAGCTCGCCTCTTCGCCGCGGTCGAGAGGGCGCTCGGCACGCCGGAAAATCCCGACTGGCAGGCGAAGACCCGCGGCAAAGATGCCTTCATCGCACGCGCGCTGCCCAATCGTGGCGTCCGCGCCCAGGCCCCTGTCGAGATTCGCCCGACCGGCAAGCTGTCACGCGACGAAGTCGTCCGGCGCTACAAAGCGCTGCGGGCGCGCGCCCTGGAATTCGCCCGCACCACCGACGCGCCGCTCAAAGCGCACACTATCGAGCATCCCTTCCCTGTCTTCAACACGCTGAATGCCTATGACTGGCTGATCTACATCCCGCTGCATAACGAGCGGCACAACAAACAGATGGCCGAAGTCATGGCCGCGCCCGGCTATCCCAAATAGCCGAAAAACCACGAGTCATGGCATTTTTGAATTATCTTGAACTCCGACTCAAGTTTTACCGTAAAATTCTGCACGGCTGTTCAGAATTTCCTTGACACCGTATGCGCGCGAATTTAGCATTGTAGCGCTTGGAATTTTGGCTCAGCAGTGGTCGTAACACCCACCGAAGGAGACCGCGTGATGAACAGAAGACGGTT harbors:
- the pheA gene encoding prephenate dehydratase yields the protein MIDASKRIKAAFQGERGAFSEDAARQLLGPAVETLAYRSFDEMFDAVSAGAADCAVAPIENSLAGSVIRNYDLLEERELTIIGETNVRIIHNLIAPAGVGLDDVRHVYSHPVALAQCERFLRAQPQLAAEVAYDTAGSVKMVMERGRRDEAAIAGATAAEVYGAQIIASGIEDNPANFTRFLLLAQPERAAEIATTNRDAERKTTIIFRVANQPGSLFRALAVFALRDIDLTKIESRPIEGRPWEYSFYLDLIGDRHEPRIERALMHLGEMIESIRVLGSYPKAVTSDE
- a CDS encoding NYN domain-containing protein, which codes for MAASRGKTICFIDNANVYHGQIENGWRIDWQKFTRFLEENGEVWQTYFFASETDPPSDGATAFYQFLKEDLRWEVVLYTLGKKTMRCNECGHEHTTYAEKGVDVGLATKMLMLAVNQAYETAILVSGDRDYVETVQHIKGRGLRVEIIAWRAGLSNELAGESSSPVVHLDDLREQIEMK
- the aroF gene encoding 3-deoxy-7-phosphoheptulonate synthase encodes the protein MIIAMRSDATEEQIEFVCESIRHYGYKPHVIRGEERVVIGAIGHGDNKDHLQSLRSVDGVENVVPILQPYKVVGRELKQAKTIVQVGDLEIGGSQFVVMAGPCSVETREQLLETAEGVKSAGAQVLRGGAYKPRTSPYDFQGLEVEGLKLLAEARERTGLKIITEVVTTEDTEVVAEYADILQVGARNMQNFALLKRLGRINKPVLLKRGMSSTIKELLLSAEYIVTHGNDQVMLCERGIRTFETATRNTLDLAAVPLLNELSHLPVVVDPSHATGKRSLVRPAAKAAIAIGADGLIIEVHPRPHEAWSDGPQSVTPQMFAEIMEDVRRYAAMESRHIS
- a CDS encoding DinB family protein, whose amino-acid sequence is MRKLTLALLVMLIGGALLNANAQQAATAAADPHMTADERAQVIKWMNDTQKEYLDRLEHVSEAQWNWRPAPFRWTVGEVAEHIMLTEARLFAAVERALGTPENPDWQAKTRGKDAFIARALPNRGVRAQAPVEIRPTGKLSRDEVVRRYKALRARALEFARTTDAPLKAHTIEHPFPVFNTLNAYDWLIYIPLHNERHNKQMAEVMAAPGYPK
- a CDS encoding pseudouridine-5'-phosphate glycosidase, whose translation is MTSDFLHVSEDVRDAQANGRAVVALETTVIAHGLPRPLNLETARECEAVVVREGAHPATIGIIDGRLTVGLSEAEIERFGAGRAPDGDAIEKVGLNNLAGVIGRRGWGATTVAATLRIAALAGLRVFATGGIGGVHRGASETFDVSADLTALGRTPLVCVCAGAKAILDLPKTVEVLETLGVPIVGYRTQAFPAFYSRESGLSVDVTVNSPDEAAELALDHWRTGGKSAVLVCAPVPEAYELPRQEAERAVESAITMAEEKGIRGKALTPFLLTQMKELTAGQTLTTNRALLINNAAIAAQIAVCMVKRS
- a CDS encoding methylated-DNA--[protein]-cysteine S-methyltransferase, producing the protein MNTLPTTNTVDGLQARQIETPLGAMLALANHEGLHLLEFVDRRELESEIAALRARSKQPIEPGTNAHLETISRELQAYFAGRELTFTVPLIVGGSAFERDVWAKLQTIPPGATWSYAELATCLGNPRAVRAVGRANGRNSLAVVIPCHRVIRSDGNLCGYGGGIWRKKWLLEHERNVIGPTVSSGEQLTLNYL
- a CDS encoding parallel beta-helix domain-containing protein gives rise to the protein MTASATQVSLEQPRRARRPRRLWLKFLLTLILLLVAGFIALGAWPAPKDFAGDEGLTGVNPNGGGLLRPFPSMVVRGDNDTNDAKFKERVALGRLLFFDPILSGDNSVSCATCHHPDLGFGDGRGLAMGKGGKGLGPERAGGADVRRGAPSIWNAAYNHLQFWDGRARDLEAQAEGPIKSDVEMNENPDILVGELKNIPEYAQKFDAAFGGASGSGITFENVTKAVAAFERTLTANNAPFDRYAAGDRSALSAAQVRGFDLFRSGRTRCFECHGMPTFANRDFKIVGVPDLDSNNPDFGRFDVTKGEGNKYAFKVPTLRNVVLNAPYMHNGKFKTLEEVLDFYAAGGGPGVGFKAAKVDDKIHTYSITAEEKQDLIAFLYALVDESNLPQIPERVPSGMAVVPHLDNPARALIARYNTGSPKEEVASRAPQTLTVKAGEAIQAAVNRARPGDTIEVMPGVYREEVKIDLDSITLRGIADAKATPSRPVFEGDGKLSDAVINTGSNFVIENFDVQHYIANGIVAQHARNVTFRNLMINTTGLYGVYPVSCTGVEIDHCVATGIADAALYVGQSRDIRVHDSEAYANVTGIEIENSINAVVENNFVHDNAGGLLVFVLPNNVSKVGRDCLVRNNRIIENNHANFGNPNAIVSNVPPGSGLLVMAADNTEVTGNEIRGNQSYGVLVCGLDIAFPKGTAFDVGPTPENTFVHDNRYADNGKSPSEKYKEGGIPGADLVWDLSGWSNRWSETNVTRATPVLNASWPTFARRAEWRILKFMEKYL
- a CDS encoding MIP/aquaporin family protein; this translates as MSKAVAAAGNIEMTEPPGKSLLASPLAGACLGEFFGTFVVILVGDGAVAAAVFTGALDGWAVAVMWGLAVTFAIYVASPVSEAHFNPAVTLTMAVFRGFPAKRILPYILSQIAGAFTASACVYWLWHGFWQPTAEKLGVEIGGPGSQKLMAIFSCFYPNPGGVGVDAAALAKVSTSSAFFVEVVLTAFLMMMIFALTEPDKPGLPEAGLGPVFIGLTVTAIVGLGGSLTMDAVNPVRDFGPRLFAYAAGFGKIAFPGPRGNEWWLYIVAPIIGGPLGAAAYRYLVCRFLPATKK